The bacterium genome contains the following window.
TATCTTGACTTCTTTTTCTGATTCAAAGATGATGTTCTGTCTTGCAAACTCAACCTTCAAGGCATTGTGATAGATGGTAATGGGTCAGTGAAATGGGGGATTCTCCTGAAAGTAGGAAGTAGGAGAGTAGGAAAGTAGGAAAGGGGGAGACATTACCCCCAGAAGAAGAATACCGTGCACATCCTTTATCCCTTTCCTACTTACCTACTACCTACGTGCCTACTATTTTCATTGCTTTGTCTTCCGCAGGTTAATGTTCATTCCCCCAAATAACTGACGTATTACGATAGATGCTCTCCAGAAAACCATGTCCTAACTTTTTATGGACATTAATCCAGGCATTAATAATCCTATCACTTAACTCTTCTTTTCTCCACTTCTCCATCTTCTCCCTTTCTCCTTATTTTTATCCTACCTGAACCCTTACTCATCGTCCTTGTGTCCAGTCCTGTGGAGATGTGTGTTTCTACTGAAAATATCCGCAAGATTTTTCACAGATTTTA
Protein-coding sequences here:
- a CDS encoding GxxExxY protein; this encodes MTIYHNALKVEFARQNIIFESEKEVKIFYQGL
- a CDS encoding GxxExxY protein, whose protein sequence is MEKWRKEELSDRIINAWINVHKKLGHGFLESIYRNTSVIWGNEH